The following are from one region of the Brienomyrus brachyistius isolate T26 chromosome 4, BBRACH_0.4, whole genome shotgun sequence genome:
- the xcr1a.1 gene encoding chemokine (C motif) receptor 1a, duplicate 1, whose protein sequence is MDAGSYTGIPTFTDYNYTDYEDDQLCNKSAIIKFGAVVTPVFLWIVTLLSLFGNSLVLVILMKYENLRSLTNIFILNLALSDLLFTFGLPFWASYHIHGWTFGEVACQAVIFLFYTGFYSSIMFLTIMTIHRYLAVVHPLSDLGSKRLCYGSVTSSIVWIVSCLAAVPALVMHRVNKLDGKSYCDYADTKWKIGGIYQQNILFLLALSVFTFCYVKILGTLLRSRSHTRYRTVKLIFTIAVLFFLGWAPYNVLIFLKSLTEMGTVWPFAECSVSKGIDFAFYICRLIAFSHCCLNPVFYVFVGVKFRSHLKKLLKKLWFCQTTVLDIQHRSSRAILSNGEELSLY, encoded by the coding sequence ATGGATGCTGGATCATATACTGGAATCCCTACCTTTACTGACTATAATTATACTGATTATGAAGATGATCAACTGTGCAACAAGTCAGCCATTATCAAGTTTGGAGCAGTCGTAACACCGGTTTTTTTGTGGATCGTTACATTACTGAGCCTTTTTGGCAACAGCCTTGTTTTGGTCATTCTGATGAAGTATGAAAACCTCAGATCGCTTACCAACATCTTCATCCTAAACCTGGCTCTGTCCGACTTACTGTTCACTTTCGGACTGCCCTTCTGGGCTTCGTACCACATCCACGGCTGGACATTTGGAGAGGTAGCCTGCCAGGCTGTAATCTTTCTTTTCTATACTGGGTTCTACAGCAGCATCATGTTCCTGACCATAATGACCATTCATCGTTACCTCGCCGTGGTCCACCCACTGTCGGACCTGGGCTCAAAGCGGCTGTGTTACGGTTCTGTCACATCTTCCATCGTCTGGATTGTGAGTTGCTTAGCTGCGGTACCAGCTCTTGTGATGCACAGAGTAAATAAGTTAGATGGCAAAAGCTATTGTGATTATGCTGATACAAAATGGAAAATAGGTGGAATATACCAACAAAATATTCTCTTCCTACTGGCACTGAGCGTGTTTACCTTCTGTTACGTTAAGATACTCGGGACGTTACTCCGGTCAAGATCACATACGAGGTACAGAACAGTGAAACTCATTTTTACGATTGCAGTTCTGTTTTTCCTGGGGTGGGCCCCCTACAATGTTCTAATTTTTTTGAAATCGCTAACGGAAATGGGGACCGTTTGGCCCTTCGCGGAGTGCTCGGTTAGTAAAGGCATTGATTTTGCCTTTTACATTTGCCGCCTCATCGCCTTCTCGCACTGCTGCTTAAACCCCGTCTTTTACGTCTTTGTGGGAGTGAAGTTCAGGAGCCACCTGAAGAAGCTACTGAAGAAGCTTTGGTTCTGCCAGACCACTGTGCTAGACATTCAGCATCGCAGCAGCAGGGCTATACTCTCCAACGGCGAGGAACTGTCTCTGTACTAG